The genomic interval AAGGCAGCAACGCCTGGAGAAGGAACTGCTGGCCGAACAACTGCTAAAGGACAGTAAAAACCAGATCATGGAGATACTGGCCGATAAGCATACAAGCGGCAACGAAGAGATCAAAAAGCTTATAAAACGTCAGCAACAGCTTGATGAAGAATATGAAGACCACAAAACCGATTTTGTAGAGGTCCATTCCAGCTTCTTCGAACAGCTGCAGCAACGCGCCGGTAACTCCCTTACAAGGCTTGATATGAAATACTGCTCCTATATACTAATGGGGCTATCCAACAAGGAAATTTCAACCCGGCTGAATATAGAACCCAAAAGTATCAGGATGGCCAGATACAGGATCAAACAGAAATTAGGCCTTGGGAAAGACGATAGCCTCGATAATTTTATTAAAACTTTAAGCTAGCCCCGCAAAGAATCGCGTTGAGTACAAACAGTTGCAGAAAGGGTAATCAATAATGAATCAGCATCTTTTCACATCAACTTACATTCTCAGATTGATGCTGTAAAAAAAGAGGATGTATCAAAATAAACGCACATCCTTAAAATCACTTTCATGAAGACCTGAAACCATCAGGTATTCGAATAAAACGAGGCTGTATCGTACTTTGATACAGCCTCGTTTTGTTAATATGCGTAATAACATTAGCTTACCGCCTGCATCTTTTCTTCCAATGCCGCCAGATAGTTCTCAACGCTTCTTTCTTCAAACACGGTATACAGTAGAGGCTCTATCAGTTCCAGCTCCATTAAGGCCAGCTTCCCGTCTACAAGCACACCGTCCACACGCGTATACAAGGCATCTGCTGCAAAACGGCGTACCAGCGCTGTAGCTTCTTTGATCACAACTGCATCAGGCTGTACACTGTGAATGGTAGCGCCATATTGTGGCTGTACACGGAAATCGCCTTCTTTCGGCTTTTTCACTATCGCATGACTAAAACGGCCGCCAAAGAAAACAAGCGACCACTCACCTGCATGGATCTCTTTCAGGAAGGGCTGTGCAATAAACGCTTCCTGCCGCAACAATTCATTCAGGGGATGTTTCCCTAATTCAGGATCTCCCTTGACCAATGTGAAAGTGTTTTTTGAACCTCCGCTTACACATGGCTTTACAATGATCTTATCTGCTCCCAGACGGGTAAATAAACCAGCAAGGTCAGTCGTAACGTCCTTTTCAAGGAAGATGGATGGAATAATATAAAATCCTGCCTCACTGATCTCTTTCAGATAATGTTTATCTGCATTCCACAATACCATCTCCACCGGGTTCAGTAAGCGTACGCTCAATGCAGACAATTTATGCAGCCAGGTGCTGAATTCATTCAGGCGGTAATGATAATCGTAAGGCGATTTCAGGATGACAAGATCGTATAAGGGCCAGTCAGCCTGCGGGTCCTTCCAGTCTTTCGCTTCTGCTATCCAGCCACGTGTACGAAGGCTTTCCAGCAGTTTTTTATCCTCAGTCCCTGCCATCTCAAATAAATTGGCAGGGTCTTCACATATCAGTGCTATTTTCTTGTTGTCTGGCATAGTAGTTTGTTTCTGCATTACGTTATTCTGCGCCCTGTAAGGTATAAACGCCACCAGCACTTGTTTTAAGTGCATATGGATAACCGGCGGATGGATCTTTTGGTTTCATCGGCGCCAGCTGTGCATTACCGGTCGCTTTCAGGCGATGTTTTGATACGAGATAACAGGTGCCCGCTCTTGTGGCATGGACCGTTACTTTAGTGATCTTCCCTTCTTTCCAGCTCATGTCAATTGTATGACCATCATAAGCCAGCAAGCCTTTTACCTCACCACTGGCCCAGCTGTCGGGAAGAGCAGGCAGCAAATGTATGGCATTTGACTGTCCGTTCAGCAACATTTGCGCAATACCGGAAGTGCCTCCGAAATTGCCATCTATCTGGAATGGCGGATGCGCACAAAACAGGTTAGCGTAGGTACCACCTGCATCATGCATATCGATGGAGCCTTTACCTGTTAATGTCAGCAGCTCCCGCAATAATTTATATGCATGATTGCCATCTTCCAGCCTGGCCCAGGTATTGATCTTCCAGGCCTTGCTCCAGCCGGTACCACCGTCGCCCCTGATCTCCAGTGTACGTTTGGCTGCATTGGCCAGTTCGGGTGTTGCTGATGGAGAGATCTGATCGCCGGGAAAGAGACCATATAAGTGTGATATATGCCGATGCTCTGCTTCAGCTGAAGGCCAGTCTTTGTACCATTCCTGCAAGCTGCCATCCTTCCCTGTTTTAAAAGGATACAGGCGGTCGGCAGCTACCTGCAATGAATCACGCAACGCATTGTCCACCTGCAATACTTCCCCTGCTTTGATCACATTATTGAACAGCTCACGAATGATGGTCATATCCATCGTACTGGCTACAGATACAGCTTCACGTGTACCGTTTTCCAACACGAACATATTCTCCGGAGAAGTAGCGGGTGCAGTAACAAGATACCCCGAAGCAGGATCTTTCACCAGCCAGTCAAGGCTGAAAAGCGCTGCCGATCTCATGATGGGATATGCGGTATCTCTCAGGAACTGCAGGTCGCCTGTATAACGATAATGCTGCCATAGGAACTGGCATAACCAGTTACCGCCCATCATCCAGTTAGCCCACTGGGGATCTCCCCTGCCGGTATCGCCCACAGGATTTGAGATGGCCCATATATCTGTATTGTGGTGCGCCACCCATCCGCGGGCATTATAAAAGTTGCGTGCTGTATATTGACCAGTTACAGACAATTCTTTCAGCAACTGGTACAATGGCCTTTGCATTTCCATCAGGTTACACACTTCTGCCGGCCAGTAGTTCATTTCTGTATTGATGTTGATGGTATAGTTCGAGCTCCAGGGCGCGCGTAACTCTTTATTCCAGATGCCCTGCAAATTGGCAGGAGCGGCCTTTGCACGGGAACTGGAGATCAGCAGATAACGACCAAACTGGAAATAAAGACTTTCTAATGTTGCATCCTTCCCTCCTGCCGCGTAACGCCGTAGTCTTTCATCTGTGGGCAATGCACTCTGATCGGCGCCATCCAGTTGAAGAGATACGCGCTTAAAGAAAGAGTGATAATCCTGCTCATGGCGTTTCAACAGGTTGTCGTACGACAATGCCGCTGCTTTTTTAAGATATCCATCCACCAGCGCTTTCTCATCCAGTCCTTCACTATCCGGGCATCTATCATACCCGTTAAAGCTGGTGGCAGCTGTGAGCAATAAGGTCACCTCAGTAGCGTTCTTTACGGTAATACCAGAAGTATCTGTTGTAATATTACCATCAGGACTGAGCGCTCGCATCCGCAGTTCGTAGCGCATACCATTGCAACTGCCGGGCGCCTCGTATTTAATTGGTTCTTTGTTATAATTTACATAGTTAGGATCAGCATGAGAAGGTGCTTTACCTCTCATAGCAATCTCCCTTTTACCTGTAATCACATTGCTATATCGCAGCTGACTGGAAGTAGAAACGGTAAAGTTTAATTGTCCTTTCTTATTTGCTTTAAGCCTTATTACGATCACCTGATCGGGTGCGGAGATGAACATTTCACGGGAATAGGTAACGCCTCCGCTGGTGAAACGTGTCAGGGCTTTCGCATCTGCAATATCCAGGTCGCGGTAATACTGGCTTACCGCAGTATCTTTCAGCTGCTGCCGGATATGTACATCCCCTAAAGGCAGGAATGACTGGGAATAAGCTCCCTGCATCTTCCGTAAAATACTATCCGCTTCGTGGTACTTTTCTTTAAACAAAGCTTCTCTTACGGCTGGCAGATACCTGGCTGCACCAGGATTGATATTGTTATTAACGGGCCCGCCAGACCATAAAGTAGCTTCATTGAGCTGGACCAATTCTTCACTGGTACCGCCAAATATCATCGCACCTAACCTGCCATTACCTAATGGCAGGGCCTGTGGCCATTCCACAGCCGGTTCTTTATACCAGAGTTTCAGCTTGTTAAGGGATTGCTGCGCCCGTACATGACCTGTTCCTGCTAAAAGCAAAGACAATAAAATGAGACCTGTTCTATTCATACACGTGAAAAAATAAAATTATTGTCGAATTAACAAGTTCTGGTTTTTTAGTACGAAATGCAAACGATTGCGAAAAAAAGAGAGCAAACCTTTGGTTATCACTCACAGGGGTATTACATTTGTTGTGTCAATCATATATTACCGGGATCGGATATTAGTTACCTCCAGCGCAAGTGAATGAATGAAATCATCCCGGGAAATGTTGATCAGCCAATATAAGCTCATACATCCAGCGAAAATATCATCATATACCAATAAAAAAGTATTATAAGTTAGCTTTTTTGAGGAAACTGGTTTTGAGTATAACATAGGTCGATGTATGCTGCATCTGTGTTCATTATATCAAGATTGATCCGTAACGGTACGTTGAAATAAGGCAAAGCCTTCTAAATAACGCCTCGACAGACTAACTTAAAAGATATTAAACTCTTTATGGACCTGAGTACCATAACGTGGAATTTTAGCACAAAGGTCGAATTCTTTCGACCTTTCTTTTTTTATTTACCTGAGAGGCTCTATATTGTAGAACAGACATTTAAAATTCTATATCCGCGTTAATTACACAAGTGGACAAAAAATTATTTATTCTATTCCTGCTGGCGTTTTTACCCGCCTTACTGAGAGGACAGACAAGCGCATCACAATACCAACTGACCAGGATAGATATTACACAAGGACTTTCAGCGAACCAGGTCAATTGCATCCTGAAGGACAGTCGCGGGTTCATGTGGTTCGGCACCATGTCGGGCCTTAACCGCTATGATGGTTATAATTTCAAAGTATTCCGCCAGGCGCTCAGCGACTCCACTACCCTTTCCGACAACTTCATCAGCAGCCTCATGGAAGGCCCCGACGGCCTGTTGTGGCTCACGACCCGTAATGGACAAAACATCTACCATCCTGACAAAGGGAACTTTCAGCGGGATATCCGGCCTGTACTCAGGCAATATGGCATTCCCGGCGATTCCGTCAGCCAGATCCTGAAAGACAAAGCAGGTGTGTACTGGTTTGTTTTACCAAAAACAGGTTTATTTGGATATGTACCTGCCACACATAAAACAACGAAGGTCTCTTTTAAAGCGACGGAAAACAGTGCTGTTACCTCCATTGCAGAAGACGCCGCCGGCAATATCTGGATAGTACATACGGACGGGCTCCTGCAAAAAATGGATGGCCGCAGTCACCAGATCGTTTACCAGGTACAGCTACCCGAACAGGATGGCAGCAGCAAGCAGCAGGACTACCAGATGATGGCCGACAATGACAGCGATCTCTGGATCTTCAGCAATTCTGATATACAGGGTATTTATTATTATAATCAGCGTCAGGCTTCTTTTACACACTATAACCAGAACACCGGTACAATAAGGCTCAACACGAATATTGTACGTGGTGTAGTGCAGGACAACCAGGGATTGATCTGGATAGGTACAGATCATGGCGGACTGAATATCATCGACAAGCAAAAGCAATCAATACAGTACCTCCTTAACAATAGTGAAAATCCTAAAAGCCTGAGTCAAAATAGTATCAATGCTTTGTACCGTGATAACTCAGGCATCATATGGATCGGTACATATAAAAAAGGCATTTGTTACTATCATGAGAATATTGTCAAGTTCCCTTTATACCAGCACCAGGTGTTTACCGCCAACAGTCTGCCTTATGATGATGTGAACCGCTTTGCGGAAGATGCAAAAGGTAATCTATGGATAGGTACCAATGGCGGCGGATTGATCTACTTCGATCGTCAGCGCAACACTTTTAAACAATACCTGCATGAAGCCAACAATCCCAATAGCCCCAGTGGCAATGTGATCGTAAGCCTGTGGATAGACCGTGCGCAGAAGTTGTGGATCGGCTCTTATTTCGGGGGACTAGATTGTTTTGATGGCAGCCGCTTCATTCACTACAAAAATGATCCGGCCGACCCTAACAGTCTTAGTGACAACAGCGTATGGGAAATATTTGAGGATAGTCAGCAACGCCTGTGGGTCGGTACATTGGGTGGAGGATTGAACATACTTGACAGAAGCACCGGCAAGTTCCGGCGCTTTGTCAATGGCGTATCCAATACCCTGCGATCGCCCTATATAGCGGCGCTGCTGGAAGACAGGGCAGGCAACATCTGGATAGGTACTGCTGATGGCATAGACGTCATGAGCAAGGCAGGTAAGTTCACGCATTATGATACGGTGGATAAACAAGCGGGGGGGCTGAGTAATAGGAACATCATGTGCCTGTTCGAAGACAGCCGTGGACTGATATGGGTAGGTACCCGTGAAGGATTGAACCTCTATGATCCTGCCACCAGGAAAATACGCATCCTGCGAAGGGAAGACGGCCTGCCCGACAACACCGTGCTGAACATTCTTGAAGCAAAAGACCATACACTCTGGATGAGTACCGCCAATGGTATATCCAACCTTAGTATAAAGGGACGATCACCAGGATATGCCTTTCACTTCAAGCACTATGATGAATCGGATGGGTTACAGGGAAGAGAATTCAATGAAAATGCAGCTTTAAAGACCAGCAAGGGAGAACTGGTCTTTGGCGGAGGTAATGGTTTCAACCTGTTCTATCCTCATTCAATTGCTATTAATCGGAATGTGCCGCCCATTGTATTCACTGATTTCCAGATCTTCAATAAAAGTATGGAACCGGGAGAAGCTATTAACGGGCGCACATTGTTGCAGCAATCTATCACACAGACCAGACAGATCACCTTAAAATACAGGGAGAATGTATTCTCTGTTTCCTTTGCGGCATTGAACTATTTTCATCCGGAGAAGAACCAGTATGCCTACATGCTGGAAGGGTTCAATAATGAGTGGCTGACCACGGATGGCACCGTGCGCAAGGCAACTTATACCAATCTCGATCCGGGCAACTATACCTTCCGCGTGAAAGCGTCCAACAATGACGGTGTATGGACACCTGCCCCGGTAGAATTACACATCACTATACTTCCTCCCTTCTGGAGAACGCCGCTGGCATTTTTATTGTATGGCCTGCTCATTATAGGTGCATTGATACTCGCAAGAAGGATTGTACTGGAAAGAGAAAGATTGCGCGCCCGCATTGAGCAGGAGAAACAGGAAGCGCAGCGTATACATGAACTGGATGCATTGAAGATCCGCTTTTTCACGAATGTCAGTCATGAGTTCCGCACCCCGCTGAGCCTGATCATCACGCCGCTGGAAAAGATACTGGGTAAAGGTCTGGAGGGTAATTTACAACAGCAGCTTATACTGATACAACGTAATGCACGCCGCCTGCTGAACCTCGTTAACCAGCTGCTTGATTTCCGTAAGATGGAAGTGCAGGAGATCAAACTATATACAAGTGAAGGCGATATTGTTGCATTTATAAAAGAGCTGACCACCTCCTTTTCCGACCTCTCGGAAAAGAAACAGATACACCTTGACTTTCACAGCAGCATCAAAGAGCTGAACATGTTATATGATCCGGACAAGATAGAAAAGATCATCTTTAACCTCTTAAGCAATGCATTCAAGTTTACCCCGGAGCAGGGCAATATTTCTGTGGATGTGCAATTACAGCAAGGGTCGGTATTAGCTATCATAGTCAAGGATACAGGGATCGGCATTCCTTTGGAACAGCAGGAGCGCATCTTTGAAAGGTTCTTCCAGCATGATATTCCGGGCTCTATGGTGAACCAGGGCAGCGGTATTGGCCTGAGCATCACACGTGAATTTGTGAAGCTGCACGGCGGCACCATCACTGTTGATAGTGCACCTGGCATGGGTAGCTGCTTTACTATCCTGCTGCCCATACAGGGCATCTCCGGAAAGCCTGTTACCATCGCCCCTGAAACTACAGCGATCATGTCTGCCGCTCCCATCGCAGCGAGCGGCCCTGTAACATATGCGGGGAAGAAACCGGTGCTGTTGCTGATAGAAGACAGTGAAGATTTCAGGTTCTATCTCAAGGATAACCTGAGTGTTCACTTTCACATCATCGATGCGCCCAACGGACAGATAGGATGGAATATCCTGCAGCAAACGGTTCCCAACCTGGTAGTAAGCGATGTGAACATGCCGGAAATGGACGGTTTAGAGCTTTGCAGGCGGATAAGGCAGCAGCAGCGACTGGCACATTTGCCCGTGATCCTGCTCACCGCACGGGCCTCGGAAGAAGACCAGCTGGAAGCGCTGGATAACGGCGCTACAGATTACATCACCAAGCCTTTTAACTACGAAGTGTTATTGTCGCGTATCCGTAATATCATTACCCAACAGGCATCCCTGAAGAAAACTTTCCAGCAGCATATAGACGCACACCCGGAAGAAATAGCCATCTCTTCGCAGGATGAGCTGTTCATTCAGCAGGCCTTACAGATTGTTGAAAAGAATATCTCCAACCCGGATTTCTCGGTGGAAGAATTAAGCCGCGAACTGCATATGAGCCGGGTATCTGCATACAAGAAACTTTTGTCCCTTACGGGGAAAACGCCGCTTGAATTTATCCGTTCCATCCGCCTGAAAAGGGCGGCACAGTTGCTAGGCAAAAGCCAGCTGACGGTAGCAGAAGTGGCGTATGAAGTAGGATTCAATAATCCTAAGTATTTTGCGAAATATTTCAAACTGGAATACGGCGTATTGCCTTCAGCCTATAAGAACACTTAAAACTGATTGCTATGCAAGCATTTCTCAACAAACTGGACAGTCACCTGGCAGGTAAAAGAGCCGCTTACTATGCTACCTTACAACCAGGACTTACAACGGAAGAAATAACAGCGCTTGAAAAAGAATTTAAGGTAACGATCCCTGCAGATCTTCGGGCACTGTACCAGTGGAAGAACGGGCAGCGTGATGATTCTTATGAGGCATTTGTCAATAATTCCATGTTCCTGTCGCTGGAACATGCTTTGGCCACAGGAAGGGAATATACGTCCATGATAGGATCGGATTTCGAACTGGAGAACTGGTGGCATCCTGCATGGATTCCCATCTTCGATAACGGGGGTGGCGATAGTATTTGTTACGATACTGCAGGTGTATTTACCGGTATCAGGGGGCAGATCATCGAATTCTGGCATGCGGACAATGACAGGAACACCATTGCACCAGACCTGACCTCGTTTATCATTTCTCTCAATCACCTGTATGATACTACCGCCGCAGCGGATTTCGATGAATACTTTGAAGTAAAGGCGCCCGATGGTTATCCGAAGGGCAATTATGCGGGAGAAGCAAAATGATCAGAAAAGCGTTTCAGGGAGATTGTAAGTTCTTACTTCACCGGAGTTGTGCGTCAGTAATAGCTGATGTTGCTTAGTGAGTGCTACGGTGACAATCTCTCCTGCATAGTCAATGACAGCATTAGGATTAGTAGTGGGTCTGCCTGCCATATCGTAGGCCCTGATCTCACAACCTTCAGGGATGAGCTCTCCCCTGCAGCTCAGGCTCTCCCTGTCTATCAGCAGCAACCTGCCAAAGCGTGTGAATGCGAGCAGCGTTTTATCGTTTACATACAGGACCACATATTCCACACTATCTCCATCGTCTGTAGTGGGGTATTCGTTCCTTTCTGCAAACAGCTCGTCGCTTTCCAATACAGCCGTCTTTGTTATCTCCGGAAATGAGAATAACTCGATCCCATCTTCATGATGGGGGGCAGTTACAAACTCTCTTCCATCCGGAGAGAAGCTTCCCATGATCCTGTCGTGGCACTGGGACAGCTCTTCACAGCTGATCTTCCCGTCTTCCAGTCTCACCCGGTAAAACAGACTGGCGTCCTGTCCGGCGGCAGCCTCGATGATCATAGCTTTATTATCGGGTGTCGCGTAGAACATGTAATTATAATCCTGGTTACCGTCCATCATCCAGGTATCAGCCACTTTATAATCGCATGCTTTGACCGCGTACAGGATATCATTCTCCATGGTCGAAGAACCCGGTATGATAAACCAGATCAGTTGTCCGTCGGAAGAGAAAGCACAGGGCGATCCAAGGAACTTACCCCAGGGCTCATGCGGCAATGCCCACAGCAAATTAGCGTCGAGGTCTAATATGCGGATCGTTTCATTACCGGAGAGCGCCATCATCTTTCCATCAGGACTTGCAGTGATCATACAGTTGACATAGTTGATCGTTTGCGCCTGCAGATCTTTCTTCCAGACCTGCTTCAATGAGCTGTCCAGTCTGATGACATGCGGGTCTTTGTTGAAATTAAGCAGGTAGCCGCCATCAGCCAGCTCTGTTATACAGATGGGATTAGCTTCCAATGCCAACCTTTGATGGATGTTGAGTGATATTTGTGAGAATGTATTTGCCATAGCTTGCCAGTGATGCAAATTACTGGTAATATTCGAATTTTTAAGGCTCAGCATGGTACATCACGACTAAAATTAATACTGTCTAAATCACCCCTTTAAGAGGTCTTCTTCACACCGCTTTTGTACAGATTTCTAAAGGTAAGTTTGCTGTATCAACACACGCAAAAAATTACCGTTATGCAAAAGATCACTCCTTTCTTATGGTTCGATACCCAGGCAGAAGAGGCAGCGAAGCTGTATACTTCCCTTTTTACAAATTCATCTATCGGTAAGATCAGTCGTTATCCTCCTGGTATCCCGGGACAGGAAGGAAAAGTGATGACCGTGGAGTTCACCCTGGACGGGCAGGAATTCATAGCACTGAATGGCGGACCTCATTATTCCTTTACTCCGGCAGTGTCAATGTTCATCAAATGTGAGACGCAAGAAGAAGTGGATCGGTTATGGGCAGCGCTCACAGAAGGGGGAACAGCAGACAGATGCGGGTGGCTGAAAGATAAGTTCGGCTTATCCTGGCAGGTAGTGCCGAATGGCTTGCAGGAGTTGTTGCAGGATAAAGATCCGGGCAGGGCGCAGCGAGCTGTCAGTGCCATGATGCAGATGCAGAAACTGGATATCGAGGTGCTGGAAGAAGCGGCAGCGGGATAAGATCTTTATTGATGATATGAAAAAGCCTGCCGGTTATAGCGGCAGGCTTTTTATTGTCTTCAACACATTACTTACCCAATCGCCATCATACTCCTTTACAATAAACGTCCGGAAATTAAACCGGATCCCCGCTCTATCCCGGGCGAATCATCAATATGCAGATCAATATTGAATACGGATGGCAACTTGGATGGTGTACTCATCTGTCCCATTAATCCCTATCATATTGTCATCAGATGCCTACCGTTTTGTCATGCTTTCATACAAGTTACACGACAATCTCCT from Chitinophaga filiformis carries:
- a CDS encoding RimK family alpha-L-glutamate ligase; the protein is MHLKQVLVAFIPYRAQNNVMQKQTTMPDNKKIALICEDPANLFEMAGTEDKKLLESLRTRGWIAEAKDWKDPQADWPLYDLVILKSPYDYHYRLNEFSTWLHKLSALSVRLLNPVEMVLWNADKHYLKEISEAGFYIIPSIFLEKDVTTDLAGLFTRLGADKIIVKPCVSGGSKNTFTLVKGDPELGKHPLNELLRQEAFIAQPFLKEIHAGEWSLVFFGGRFSHAIVKKPKEGDFRVQPQYGATIHSVQPDAVVIKEATALVRRFAADALYTRVDGVLVDGKLALMELELIEPLLYTVFEERSVENYLAALEEKMQAVS
- a CDS encoding glycosyl hydrolase family 95 catalytic domain-containing protein, producing MNRTGLILLSLLLAGTGHVRAQQSLNKLKLWYKEPAVEWPQALPLGNGRLGAMIFGGTSEELVQLNEATLWSGGPVNNNINPGAARYLPAVREALFKEKYHEADSILRKMQGAYSQSFLPLGDVHIRQQLKDTAVSQYYRDLDIADAKALTRFTSGGVTYSREMFISAPDQVIVIRLKANKKGQLNFTVSTSSQLRYSNVITGKREIAMRGKAPSHADPNYVNYNKEPIKYEAPGSCNGMRYELRMRALSPDGNITTDTSGITVKNATEVTLLLTAATSFNGYDRCPDSEGLDEKALVDGYLKKAAALSYDNLLKRHEQDYHSFFKRVSLQLDGADQSALPTDERLRRYAAGGKDATLESLYFQFGRYLLISSSRAKAAPANLQGIWNKELRAPWSSNYTININTEMNYWPAEVCNLMEMQRPLYQLLKELSVTGQYTARNFYNARGWVAHHNTDIWAISNPVGDTGRGDPQWANWMMGGNWLCQFLWQHYRYTGDLQFLRDTAYPIMRSAALFSLDWLVKDPASGYLVTAPATSPENMFVLENGTREAVSVASTMDMTIIRELFNNVIKAGEVLQVDNALRDSLQVAADRLYPFKTGKDGSLQEWYKDWPSAEAEHRHISHLYGLFPGDQISPSATPELANAAKRTLEIRGDGGTGWSKAWKINTWARLEDGNHAYKLLRELLTLTGKGSIDMHDAGGTYANLFCAHPPFQIDGNFGGTSGIAQMLLNGQSNAIHLLPALPDSWASGEVKGLLAYDGHTIDMSWKEGKITKVTVHATRAGTCYLVSKHRLKATGNAQLAPMKPKDPSAGYPYALKTSAGGVYTLQGAE
- a CDS encoding two-component regulator propeller domain-containing protein, encoding MDKKLFILFLLAFLPALLRGQTSASQYQLTRIDITQGLSANQVNCILKDSRGFMWFGTMSGLNRYDGYNFKVFRQALSDSTTLSDNFISSLMEGPDGLLWLTTRNGQNIYHPDKGNFQRDIRPVLRQYGIPGDSVSQILKDKAGVYWFVLPKTGLFGYVPATHKTTKVSFKATENSAVTSIAEDAAGNIWIVHTDGLLQKMDGRSHQIVYQVQLPEQDGSSKQQDYQMMADNDSDLWIFSNSDIQGIYYYNQRQASFTHYNQNTGTIRLNTNIVRGVVQDNQGLIWIGTDHGGLNIIDKQKQSIQYLLNNSENPKSLSQNSINALYRDNSGIIWIGTYKKGICYYHENIVKFPLYQHQVFTANSLPYDDVNRFAEDAKGNLWIGTNGGGLIYFDRQRNTFKQYLHEANNPNSPSGNVIVSLWIDRAQKLWIGSYFGGLDCFDGSRFIHYKNDPADPNSLSDNSVWEIFEDSQQRLWVGTLGGGLNILDRSTGKFRRFVNGVSNTLRSPYIAALLEDRAGNIWIGTADGIDVMSKAGKFTHYDTVDKQAGGLSNRNIMCLFEDSRGLIWVGTREGLNLYDPATRKIRILRREDGLPDNTVLNILEAKDHTLWMSTANGISNLSIKGRSPGYAFHFKHYDESDGLQGREFNENAALKTSKGELVFGGGNGFNLFYPHSIAINRNVPPIVFTDFQIFNKSMEPGEAINGRTLLQQSITQTRQITLKYRENVFSVSFAALNYFHPEKNQYAYMLEGFNNEWLTTDGTVRKATYTNLDPGNYTFRVKASNNDGVWTPAPVELHITILPPFWRTPLAFLLYGLLIIGALILARRIVLERERLRARIEQEKQEAQRIHELDALKIRFFTNVSHEFRTPLSLIITPLEKILGKGLEGNLQQQLILIQRNARRLLNLVNQLLDFRKMEVQEIKLYTSEGDIVAFIKELTTSFSDLSEKKQIHLDFHSSIKELNMLYDPDKIEKIIFNLLSNAFKFTPEQGNISVDVQLQQGSVLAIIVKDTGIGIPLEQQERIFERFFQHDIPGSMVNQGSGIGLSITREFVKLHGGTITVDSAPGMGSCFTILLPIQGISGKPVTIAPETTAIMSAAPIAASGPVTYAGKKPVLLLIEDSEDFRFYLKDNLSVHFHIIDAPNGQIGWNILQQTVPNLVVSDVNMPEMDGLELCRRIRQQQRLAHLPVILLTARASEEDQLEALDNGATDYITKPFNYEVLLSRIRNIITQQASLKKTFQQHIDAHPEEIAISSQDELFIQQALQIVEKNISNPDFSVEELSRELHMSRVSAYKKLLSLTGKTPLEFIRSIRLKRAAQLLGKSQLTVAEVAYEVGFNNPKYFAKYFKLEYGVLPSAYKNT
- a CDS encoding SMI1/KNR4 family protein codes for the protein MQAFLNKLDSHLAGKRAAYYATLQPGLTTEEITALEKEFKVTIPADLRALYQWKNGQRDDSYEAFVNNSMFLSLEHALATGREYTSMIGSDFELENWWHPAWIPIFDNGGGDSICYDTAGVFTGIRGQIIEFWHADNDRNTIAPDLTSFIISLNHLYDTTAAADFDEYFEVKAPDGYPKGNYAGEAK
- a CDS encoding WD40 repeat domain-containing protein; the encoded protein is MANTFSQISLNIHQRLALEANPICITELADGGYLLNFNKDPHVIRLDSSLKQVWKKDLQAQTINYVNCMITASPDGKMMALSGNETIRILDLDANLLWALPHEPWGKFLGSPCAFSSDGQLIWFIIPGSSTMENDILYAVKACDYKVADTWMMDGNQDYNYMFYATPDNKAMIIEAAAGQDASLFYRVRLEDGKISCEELSQCHDRIMGSFSPDGREFVTAPHHEDGIELFSFPEITKTAVLESDELFAERNEYPTTDDGDSVEYVVLYVNDKTLLAFTRFGRLLLIDRESLSCRGELIPEGCEIRAYDMAGRPTTNPNAVIDYAGEIVTVALTKQHQLLLTHNSGEVRTYNLPETLF
- a CDS encoding VOC family protein; amino-acid sequence: MQKITPFLWFDTQAEEAAKLYTSLFTNSSIGKISRYPPGIPGQEGKVMTVEFTLDGQEFIALNGGPHYSFTPAVSMFIKCETQEEVDRLWAALTEGGTADRCGWLKDKFGLSWQVVPNGLQELLQDKDPGRAQRAVSAMMQMQKLDIEVLEEAAAG